The Kitasatospora albolonga nucleotide sequence TCGTGCTCGCCAGCAGCCACCACGTCATCGGTATGAACCCCATCGGCGCGACGGCGGCTCCCATGGCCCCGGACAGCTTCTACGCCGTCAGCAAGATCGCCCTCGAAGCCCTCGGCCACCTCTACGCCCACAAGACCGGTATGGAGGTCGTCGCCGTACGAATCGGCAGCCACCGCACCCATCCCACCGAGCCCCGCCACCGCGCAACCTGGCTCAGCCCCCGCGACACCACCGCCCTGCTCTACGCCGCCGCCACCAGACCCCTGCCGACCCGCTTCCTCACCCTGTACGGCACCTCGGACAACTCCGAGAACTGGTGGCCACGCACCGGCTGGGACGCCCTCGGCTACCGACCCGCCGACAACGCCGCCCGCCACCCCCGAACCGGGCCGCTCACCGACCGCTGGACCGGCGGGGCCTTCGCCGACCAGGACCTCCCTACCTAACGCTTCGCCTTGTGCTCCCCCGGTACACCATGCATTCCCAGCCAGTCCGCCGTCACACAGCGGAGAGCGCTTTCCGGCCGAGCGTTCCGGTCCGGTAACAACGCCCTCACTGTTCACGGCAATCCCTTAGGGTTCCTCACAGTTGCCCCCTGAACGTGTTCAGGGGGCGCTCTTGGGGAGGGGGACTGCACAGATGCGCAGTGGAGCGAAGGTCGCCGTGGTCGGCGGAGTGTTCGTCCTCGTGGCCGGCGGAGTCGGCTACGGGGCGTACGGCATGCTCGGCGGCGACGGGGGTGGCGGGGGCGGCATCGCCTCACAGAACGCGACGCCCGAGGTGAGGACGGGGCCGCCGAGCGCGGAGGAGACGGCCGAGACGGCGCAGGGGTTCTTCGACGCCTGGGCGGCCGGGGACGCGGCGGGCGCGGCCCTGCTGACCAACAACGAGGCCGAGGCGGAGCCCGTACTCACCTCGTACGGCGAGGCCGCCCACATCGGCAAGGTGAAGATCACGCCGGGACCGGCGGTCGGTACGAAGGTGCCGTACACCGTCAGCGCCACCGTCGCGTTCGGGGGGAAGTCGAAGCCCCTGACGTACGCCTCGGAGCTCACCGTGGTGCGCGGGCTGACGACCGGGAAGGCGCTGGTGGACTGGGAACCCACCGTCGTACACCCGAAGTTGACCAAGGGCGCCACGCTGAGGACGGGTGAGTCGTCGGCCCCGCAGATCGAGGCGGTCGACCACAACGGCGCCGTGCTCACCAAGGAGAAGTACCCCTCGCTCGGGCCGATCCTGGAGACCCTGCGCCAGAAGTACGGTGCGGTGTCCGGCGGTTCGCCCGGTATCGAGACCTGGATCGAGGCTGCCGAGGACGGGCAGCCGGACACCACTCTGCTGACCCTCGCCAAGGGCACGCCCGGCAAGCTTCAGACGACGCTCGACGCGGGCGCCCAGGCGGCGGCCGAGCGGGCGGTGAAGAAGTACGCGCAGTCGTCGGTGGTCGCGGTGAAGCCGTCCACCGGGGCGATCCGCGCGGTGGCCAACAACCCGGTGACCGAGTTCAACGTGGCGTTGCAGGGCAAGCAGGCGCCCGGCTCGACGCTGAAGATCGTGACGGCGGCGCTGCTGCTGGAGAAGGGGCTCGTCACGGCGGACGGGGTGACGGAGTGTCCCAAGGAGGCGATGTACCAAGGGCGTTCGTTCCACAACCTGAAGCACTTCGCGCTGCCGGAAGGCTCCACGTTCACCCAGAGCTTCGCCCGGTCCTGCAACACCGCCCTCATCAAGCTCATCGACGACACGAAGGACGACGCCGCGCTCGCCAAGGAGGCCCGGGACGTCTTCGGGATCGGCCTGGACTGGAAGACCGGTGTCGTCACCACCGACGGCAGCGTCCCCGAGGAGGTGGGCGGCGAGGCAGCCGCCCAGTACATCGGGCAGGGCACCGTCCAGATGAACGTCCTCAACATGGCGTCCATCACCGCCACTGCCCGCACCGGCACCTTCCGGCAGCCGGTCATCGTCCCGCAGTCGCTGGACGACCGGCCGCTGGCCACGGCCGCGCGCTCGCTGTCGCCCGCCGTCACCCAGCAGCTGAACACCATGATGCGGGCCACGGCGGCCTGGGGCACCGGCGCCAGGTCCATGGCCACGGTGGGCGGCGACAAGGGCGCCAAGACCGGCTCGGCCGAGGTGGACGGACAGGAGACCTCGAACAGCTGGTTCACCGGCTTCAGCAACGACCTCGCCGCGGCGGCGGTCGTCCAGACCGGCGGCCACGGCGGCGACGCGGCGGGGCCGGTGGTGGCCGAGGTGCTGCGGGCGGGCGGCTGAGCGGTCCGCAGCCGGGGGTGTACGGGGCACGGCCCCGCGCCCCTGGGGCGGGGGTGGAAGTGCCCCCGCCCCAGATCGCAGGCCGCAGGCCGTAGGTCGCAGGCCGCAGGTTAAGGCGCGAGCCTGATCGAGTTGATCGGGGTCAGGTTCACGTCCCAGTACGTCCAGGTGGGCATCTTCTCGCCGCAGCCCACCCCGTCGTACCCCGTGCACAGCTGCACGGTCGCCCCGCCGGTCTGGTTGTTGAACACCCGGTGGGTGCCGATCTGGTTGTTGAGGTTGTAGACGCCGTACCGGTAGTACGTCGCCTCGGGGCGGTTGCCGTTCCAGGACGCGCCCGGGTAGATGCAGACGTACCCGGACCGGCATCCCGCGTAGGTGTCCTGGGCGTCCCGGGCGTCGGGGGCACCGGCCTGCGCCCCCGCCCCCGTCGCCAGCACGGCCCCCGCCGTGAACATGAGCGCCACTGCCGCTCGTACGAAACTGCGCATGTCGTTCCTCCCTGCCGCCGGGCCCCTGGACCCGGCGCTCCCCTGTGGGACAGGTGATCGCGGTCGTCCGTCCGGCCGCCCCACGGCGTTCCCTCCGCGGGACCGGCCGGCCGGATGGCAGAAGCGTGGCAGCGGGCAGGCCGCTCGCGCCGCACCCTTTCACCGTGCTGAAACCGTCGCGGGTTCAGCCGCCGCCCCCACTCCGGTCGGCCAGTACCCACCCGCCCCCGCCGTCTCCAGCAGCCGCCGCCCGAGCGGCGTCGGGAGGTGCAGCACGCACCGGCCCTCCTTGCGGCAGGCGGTGAGGCCCGCCTCGCGCAGGATCGCCAGCTGCTGGCTGATGTTGGGCAGCGAGCAGCCCACCGCGAGGGCCAGTTCGGACGTCGTGGCGCAGCCGCGCGAGGCGACCTCGTACAGGAGCGCGGCGCGCGTCGGCCCCAGCAGCCGGGCGAGCGGGGCACCGGAGACGACGGGCAGCCCGGGACCGGCAGGGGCGAGGGCAGACTCCACCGGCTTCTCCACCGGATAGACCAGCACCGGCAGCAGCGCCGCGTCGAACAACGTGATCGGCCTGCGCCAGCAGAAGTACGAGGGCACCAGGAGCAGTCCGCGCCCCGCCAGATGCAGATCGCGCTCGACCGGGTACGTCACCTCCAGCACGGGCGGGCTCCACCGGGCCATCGGGCGGAAGGTCTCCAGCAGGGCCCGCACCCCTCCCACGGCGAGTTCGCGGGAGCGCCAGGCGACGTCCGAGGCCACCGCCGCGTCGATCCAGGGCCGGTACGGGGCGACGAACCCCGCGTCGTACGCCGTGAGCAGCCCGCCCAGCGCCCGGAGCGCCCCCGCGTCGCCCCGCGCCAACGGCTCCCCCGCGAACGGCCGCACCCGCGCCCCCGGCACCGTCGCCCCCGGCCCCCGTACCCCCGTCCGTACCGACTCCGTCAGCAGGGTCAGCTCCCGGCGCAGGCGGCTCCGGGGCGTGGACAGCACCCGGTCCACGCCCTGCCGCAGATCGACGGTGCCGCCGTCCACGGCCGGGGTCAGGAAGTCGGGGATGTACGGCCCGCACGGCACCAGGCTCCGCAACGCGAGCGCGACCGCACGATCCGTCCCACCACCGCCACCACCTCCTCCTGCTCCCCCGGGGCCCCGCAGCCGGGCCGCCACCGCCCGCCGCCACGGCCCGAACGCGAGCGGGCCCTCATCGGTCTGGAGCCGGCAGAGGCTGCACACGATCTCCCAGAGCGGGTCGGGGCTCCGGGCGAGACGGACGTACGCCAGATCCTGGGCGGTGAAATGGATGCGCAACACTATTTCCCCCTTGTCGCACTTTCCTGTATATATCGCCCTATCACTGTGGCGTGGCCGACCGAAGTCACGGTCACCACCGACGACTTCCGGCCAAGCGCGAGGCAGGGATTGACCGGATGACCTGGCGAAAGGGCGCGAGGGCGCACACGGCGAACCGGCCGACCCGCCCCCCGTAACCCCCTCGCGTGCCCCCTACAACGACCGCTAGCGTGCGGCCATGAACACACCCGAGCCCACCGCGGCCACCCCCTCCGCACCCGTCTCCCCCGCCCACCCCCGTTTCGCCGAAGCCCTGGCCCGACTGGGCCTCCAGGTGGAGGTGCGCCGCTTCCCCGACGCGACCCGCACGGCGGCCGAGGCGGCGGCGGCGATCGGCTGCGAGCTGAGCGAGATCGTCAAGTCCTTGGTCTTCGCGGCGGACGGCGTCCCGGTGCTGGTCCTGATGGACGGTTCGTCCCGGGTGGATGTCGAGCTGGTACGCCGCGAACTCGGCGCGCAGAAGGTCGAGCGGGCGGACGCGGCCCTGGTCCGGGAGACGACCGGCTACGCGATCGGCGGCGTACCCCCCTTCGGCCACGCCACGAAGACCCGCGTCCTGGCGGACCGCCGCCTCCTGGACCACGCCGTGGTGTGGGCGGCGGCGGGCACCCCGCACACGGTGTTCCCGCTCGACCCGAAGACGCTGATCGCCCACGCGGGCGCGACGGTGGTGGATGTGCGCGAGCCCGCGAAGTGACCCCGCTGGTCGTGCTGGCGGTCCTCATAGCCGCCGTCACGCACGCCGCCTGGAACGCCATCGCCCACGCCATCAAGGACCAGCTGCTCTCCTTCACCCTGATCTCCGGCGGCGGCCTGCTCATCGGCGCGGCGATGGCCCTCTTCGTCCCGCTCCCGGCGGCCGGGGCATGGCCGTACCTCCTCGTCTCGGCCGCGCTGCACGTGGCGTACATGCTGCTGCTGATGCGGTCGTTCACGCTCGGCGACTTCGGCCAGATGTACCCGATCGCCCGGGGTACGGCCCCGCTGGTGGTGACGGTCCTCGCGGCGGTCTTCGTCGGCGAGCGCCCGGACGCCTGGGCGACGACGGGCGTCGCGGTCGCCTCGGCCGGACTGGTCGGGCTGGCGCTCTGGGGCATCCGAGGCTCCGGCACCCGCCCGCACTGGCCCGCGATCGCGGCGGCCCTCGGCACGGGCCTGGCCATCGCGGGATACACGACGGTGGACGGCGTCGGCGTACGGGCCTCCGGCACACCGCTCGGTTACGTGGCCTGGCTGATGATCCTGGAGGGCCTGGCGATCCCGGCGTACGCGTACTACCGCCGCCGCTCCGCACTGGCCGCCCAGCTCAAGCCGTTCGCGGTACGGGGCCTGCTCGGCGCGGCCCTCTCGGTGGTCGCGTACGGACTGGTCCTCTGGGCCCAGACGAGGGCCCCGCTCGCCCCGATCGCGGCGCTGCGGGAGTCGTCGATCATCGTGGGCGCGGCGATCGGCACGCTGTTCTTCAAGGAGCGCTTCGGGGGGCCGAGGATCGCGGCGGCGGGGCTGATGGTGGTGGGCATCGGCCTGATGCTGCATACGAGTTGACCCCGCCGCCTCACCCTGGGCCGGGTCAGGTCAGGCCACGTTCGGATTGACCGGCCGCTCATTGCCCGGGGCCACGCGCCTGCCCTGCCCGCGACTGCTGAGGACGACGGTCTTCATGGTGACGTGGGGGTAG carries:
- a CDS encoding transcriptional regulator, which gives rise to MLRIHFTAQDLAYVRLARSPDPLWEIVCSLCRLQTDEGPLAFGPWRRAVAARLRGPGGAGGGGGGGGTDRAVALALRSLVPCGPYIPDFLTPAVDGGTVDLRQGVDRVLSTPRSRLRRELTLLTESVRTGVRGPGATVPGARVRPFAGEPLARGDAGALRALGGLLTAYDAGFVAPYRPWIDAAVASDVAWRSRELAVGGVRALLETFRPMARWSPPVLEVTYPVERDLHLAGRGLLLVPSYFCWRRPITLFDAALLPVLVYPVEKPVESALAPAGPGLPVVSGAPLARLLGPTRAALLYEVASRGCATTSELALAVGCSLPNISQQLAILREAGLTACRKEGRCVLHLPTPLGRRLLETAGAGGYWPTGVGAAAEPATVSAR
- a CDS encoding penicillin-binding protein; the encoded protein is MRSGAKVAVVGGVFVLVAGGVGYGAYGMLGGDGGGGGGIASQNATPEVRTGPPSAEETAETAQGFFDAWAAGDAAGAALLTNNEAEAEPVLTSYGEAAHIGKVKITPGPAVGTKVPYTVSATVAFGGKSKPLTYASELTVVRGLTTGKALVDWEPTVVHPKLTKGATLRTGESSAPQIEAVDHNGAVLTKEKYPSLGPILETLRQKYGAVSGGSPGIETWIEAAEDGQPDTTLLTLAKGTPGKLQTTLDAGAQAAAERAVKKYAQSSVVAVKPSTGAIRAVANNPVTEFNVALQGKQAPGSTLKIVTAALLLEKGLVTADGVTECPKEAMYQGRSFHNLKHFALPEGSTFTQSFARSCNTALIKLIDDTKDDAALAKEARDVFGIGLDWKTGVVTTDGSVPEEVGGEAAAQYIGQGTVQMNVLNMASITATARTGTFRQPVIVPQSLDDRPLATAARSLSPAVTQQLNTMMRATAAWGTGARSMATVGGDKGAKTGSAEVDGQETSNSWFTGFSNDLAAAAVVQTGGHGGDAAGPVVAEVLRAGG
- a CDS encoding SDR family oxidoreductase, with the translated sequence MNGPLLITGSSGTIGTRLVTDLAAHGIPLRLLDRRPPIRLPPTDAEFVQADLREASAVERGVAGAGAVIHLAGIAEEAPFAEVVEHNITATHLLLEAARRHNIPRIVLASSHHVIGMNPIGATAAPMAPDSFYAVSKIALEALGHLYAHKTGMEVVAVRIGSHRTHPTEPRHRATWLSPRDTTALLYAAATRPLPTRFLTLYGTSDNSENWWPRTGWDALGYRPADNAARHPRTGPLTDRWTGGAFADQDLPT
- a CDS encoding aminoacyl-tRNA deacylase, encoding MNTPEPTAATPSAPVSPAHPRFAEALARLGLQVEVRRFPDATRTAAEAAAAIGCELSEIVKSLVFAADGVPVLVLMDGSSRVDVELVRRELGAQKVERADAALVRETTGYAIGGVPPFGHATKTRVLADRRLLDHAVVWAAAGTPHTVFPLDPKTLIAHAGATVVDVREPAK
- a CDS encoding EamA family transporter, with translation MTPLVVLAVLIAAVTHAAWNAIAHAIKDQLLSFTLISGGGLLIGAAMALFVPLPAAGAWPYLLVSAALHVAYMLLLMRSFTLGDFGQMYPIARGTAPLVVTVLAAVFVGERPDAWATTGVAVASAGLVGLALWGIRGSGTRPHWPAIAAALGTGLAIAGYTTVDGVGVRASGTPLGYVAWLMILEGLAIPAYAYYRRRSALAAQLKPFAVRGLLGAALSVVAYGLVLWAQTRAPLAPIAALRESSIIVGAAIGTLFFKERFGGPRIAAAGLMVVGIGLMLHTS